In a genomic window of Mastomys coucha isolate ucsf_1 unplaced genomic scaffold, UCSF_Mcou_1 pScaffold19, whole genome shotgun sequence:
- the Il6 gene encoding interleukin-6, with protein MKFLSARDFHPVAFLGLMLVTTTAFPTSQVWRGDITGDTTPNRPVYTTSQVGGLITYVLREILEMRKELCSGNSDCMNNDDALSENNLKLPEIRRNDGCFQTGYNQEICLLKITSGLLKYQIYLEYMKNNLQDNKKDKARVIQSNTEALIHIFKQEVTDSYKIVLPSPTSSALLMEKLESQKEWLRTKTIQLILKSLEEFLKVTLRSTRQT; from the exons ATGAAGTTCCTCTCTGCAA GAGACTTCCATCCAGTTGCCTTCTTGGGACTGATGCTGGTGACAACCACTGCCTTCCCTACTTCACAAGTCTGGAGAGGAGACATCACAGGGGATACCACCCCCAACAGACCAGTATACACCACTTCACAAGTTGGAGGCTTAATTACATATGTTCTCAGAGAGATCTTGGAAATGAGAAAAGAG TTGTGCAGTGGCAATTCTGATTGTATGAACAACGATGATGCATTGTCAGAAAACAATCTGAAGCTTCCAGAGATACGAAGAAATGATGGATGCTTCCAGACTGGATACAATCAG GAAATATGCCTATTGAAAATTACCTCTGGTCTTCTGAAGTATCAAATCTACCTGGAGTACATGAAGAACAACTTACAAGACAACAAGAAAGATAAAGCCAGGGTCATTCAGAGCAATACAGAAGCCCTAATTCATATCTTCAAACAAGAG GTAACAGATTCATATAAAATAGTCCTTCCTAGCCCAACTTCCAGTGCTCTCCTGATGGAgaagctggagtcacagaagGAGTGGCTAAGGACCAAGACCATCCAACTCATCTTGAAATCACTTGAAGAATTTCTAAAGGTCACTCTGAGGTCTACTCGGCAAACCTAG